Proteins encoded within one genomic window of Arachis ipaensis cultivar K30076 chromosome B08, Araip1.1, whole genome shotgun sequence:
- the LOC107613126 gene encoding VQ motif-containing protein 1-like: MSGYGGGSNKGPVKVVIINTQYVETDATSFKSVVQKLTGKDSSDDYGKPRHDKLRDHHHHHQRKNYYNNNNNNNNHVHVPDSSSSAGNNNNNGFVNQFLIRDMSFKEFDRFFSQMPPINDILSE; the protein is encoded by the coding sequence ATGTCTGGTTATGGCGGTGGAAGCAACAAGGGTCCGGTGAAGGTTGTGATTATAAACACGCAATATGTGGAAACTGATGCTACAAGCTTCAAATCTGTGGTTCAGAAGCTAACTGGTAAAGACTCTTCTGATGATTATGGGAAACCTCGTCATGATAAGCTGAGagatcaccatcatcatcatcaaaggaagaattattacaataataataataataataataatcatgttCATGTGCCTGATTCTTCTTCATCAGCaggtaacaataataataatggttttGTAAACCAGTTTTTGATTAGAGATATGTCGTTTAAGGAGTTTGATAGGTTTTTTAGTCAGATGCCACCCATAAACGACATTTTGTCCGAGTAA